CTCAAGGTCACATTAACCCTATGATGCAATTCTCCAAGCGCCTTGCCTCCAAAGGACTCCACGTCACAGTAGTGATCTTCTCGAGCAAGGTGACCAAGCATACCCGCCGCCTTGGCTCCGTCGAAGTTGTGACCGTAGATTTTGTTAGTTATGAAGGCAAGCTTTCCTCGGATGACTACTCAAAACAATTCCAAGCTGCGGTGACACGAAAATTGCCAGAACTCGTTGCAGAACTAAACAATTCTTCTGGGCATCCAATAAGTTGCCTTCTGTATGACTCCCACTTGCCTTGGCTTCTAGACACAGCTAGACAGCTTGGCCTCACTGGTGCTTCGCTCTTCACACAGTCATGTGCTGTTGACAATGTCTACTACAACGTTCATGAGATGCAGCTAAAGATTCCACCAGAGGAGTTGCTGGTAACAGTTTCACGTTTGCCAGCACTTTCACCACTAGAGATTACCGATCTACCATCATTCGTGCAAGGTATGGATTCAGAATCAGAATATTCATTTCTACTGAACCATGTGGTCGGTCAGTTTTCGAATTTCAGGGAAGCTGATTGGATCTTTGTCAACACTTTCACCACCCTGGAGGAAGAGGTACCACTAAAGTTCTCCTCCATATATCAAAATGCATGTCTTGATcttaatacatatataaattgttaacgAAGCAAACAAATGTGCCATCAAACAAGCAACTAGTCAACAATTGATTGACAAGCAAAGCAACATATACGAGAGCAGCAATGCTTCAAATTCCTATTTAaattctttgttctttgttctttgttcaTAAGATGATACCATATTTTCAAAGTATGCTCCTTTTACTTCTGTGGCAttcaaaattttgttgatttctaTCAGGCGGTAAACTGGTTGGCAAGCCAAAGGTCAATAAAGCCAATAGGACCATTGATCCCATCATTTTACTTGGACAATCAGCTGGAGGACGATAAAGAGTACGGTCCCAGCCTCTTCAAACCCAATCCGGACGGGTGCAATGAGTGG
This Populus alba chromosome 7, ASM523922v2, whole genome shotgun sequence DNA region includes the following protein-coding sequences:
- the LOC118059608 gene encoding UDP-glycosyltransferase 74E1-like; translated protein: MEKQERQSKSHVLALPIPAQGHINPMMQFSKRLASKGLHVTVVIFSSKVTKHTRRLGSVEVVTVDFVSYEGKLSSDDYSKQFQAAVTRKLPELVAELNNSSGHPISCLLYDSHLPWLLDTARQLGLTGASLFTQSCAVDNVYYNVHEMQLKIPPEELLVTVSRLPALSPLEITDLPSFVQGMDSESEYSFLLNHVVGQFSNFREADWIFVNTFTTLEEEAVNWLASQRSIKPIGPLIPSFYLDNQLEDDKEYGPSLFKPNPDGCNEWLDSKETGSVVYVSFGSMAALGEEQMAEIAWGLKRSDCNFLWVVRESERKKLPSNFVEESAEKGLIVTWSPQLEVLAHKSVGCFMTHCGWNSTLEALSLGVPMVAMPHWTDQPTNAKCIADVWHVGVRVKENEKGIVTKEEVEGCIREVMEGERGNEMRRNSEKWMKLAKIAVDEGGSSDKSITEFAAELGRKFHETKDSKV